In Dyadobacter sp. NIV53, a single window of DNA contains:
- a CDS encoding neuraminidase-like domain-containing protein has product MPRPIQFHISGVIHSEHDAPLSNVTVQVLYKDLRSEKLLIATQTDAQGKYENFFNPTLVHVSESRPVDIFLKVFSGRTLLGTSPVLYNVGPKIDYDFKIGGGAYTGKSEYERILEKVAPIALANQVELGELVENEEHQDISFLAGETGETAEDITFLNLAHRLTKEQGNIAPDIYYACAKAGMPTNLRNLLLTKADAIQNAIEGGIDKNTISSKWRPEIKKVVGRFNSLASKQVLIGDDKQSVLFRKTLGSVLTEAEQNVFADTLFNHEQEEPAKFWENLKLKPGFTDGKAIEKAKKLLALNTLTSGQPELTNHLFKLQGNDPDLAEASGFAKFSEEDWQEHIRKAAVIDFPDWVTGDSVEEQTQFYAAALENRNKQLYPTPFFASRLKKDTQSTFAHQRDIQQFLLKNPEFDLKTTHFQKAFNQAALEGISDRNGLETELKTVVRLSKLADDYEKVSALQRKGISSATDAVHKFGEAQFEKEFAGQLGGATNASKIYRRAVSVHNKTSLIKVGDQARNNLKMYALGGNLISGGDLCECEECQSVLSPAAYFVDVLAFIRNADKDQATYDKLIERRPDLPYILLTCKNTNSPLPYIDLVNELLEKEVLKKLDPDRLMKNSYQSEGSAAELVALPEHVNPAAYEPLKGISGDTVFSQALPLDLSLEEVRVYSEKLGWQRYQLMEVFSGNQLSAKWNDPALARELLGFSGAELDIISGRTPFSLPEMDQAETTIQSLLTLTGLSYVELLQLLGTYFLNPKTNTGRMKIFQKVAGDNENVLTCNLNELFISGFNNAWLHKLTRFVRLWKGIKWDLYDLDQVLTTLLDNPAFPETAQFETKILLPLARVETISRQLHLTHSQTITLIAPISTALYLDHTKAAQPEIPSLYTQLFRNRLVSELEGSPFTENPDQLTGLLWSHKDPIGAALNVSVGDIAVLEQSGEVLSLASLSRVYREVLLSKTLRISLANLQLIQTAFGLRAADTGWDAADLIDFLEHYEIFKSTRVPIQKLLETLGSKVGEDYRLPLDDTFISSIIDFSNRLTPPEGEEAEDKDSIIREIIAFFTNNATLKSALAGPLTNPDDLSIKKTITAFIDPTESEILFKLPASQIAAQLRSLSDFVDAYLLCKVTPMLLKDWGFDMAEIKWMHDNRNRLGIAALWNEIPALNPEVYHAWISLFHLSKLNKERTDKTVSLISLLNTALSENTGAKAAYFTQFVKIFAIREESLELLAGTKNDFDDKGQLWLSFPDDFLRVKPLLDLLESNKTLVSLGASATQVAALLNPEPGPSDAKSVRNLLKTKYTNDQWLDIIKPISNRLRRRRKNALVKFLINKDDRWTSADDLYHHLLIDTEMETCMMTSRLKQAIGSVQLFIHRCLMNLEVGITLSSEFEKEWHEWRKAYRVWEANRKIFLYPENWIEPDLRDNKSPFFLELESQLKQSEVTEETAKDALQSYLEKLDKVSNLEMVGLFDDQEMGILHVLGRTQTLPHQYYYRTQQNGEWSAWTKVDLDINSDHIIMVVWNSRLLILWGEFTEKQGKGGSTSISNPADGPMTMSSTEAPTYFEMKLPWSEYKKGKWGGKKISKEVAVLDNTYGKANWSLSSRLLNGNLLIRIVETRPPAKEKKIGPVIYTQLFLGTFEFDSCNGSPKLKPTTTNGLLPEKLRMIKDVVPDGIWMKETILKDSFSLMNSGVAKSLLFKTKFTENELFESTPGQFRLLPNHHQIEAQKTISFFFNNEKNTFFARSSDRLLPLLSVDDNVPHILARETNHSTLNPAENETSPAQHYIKKEYTFQTFYHPHACELIRKLNVEGVDALYAHQETDQEKELFTADRYNPTNFVLKPYPVETLDFKFGGAYSLYNWELFYHAPLLIATRLAQNQRFLEALKWYHYIFNPTQSAGSGTDGEQFWITKPFKQEIRNGIQPIEELLLDEHFVDELNRQIEYWEHNPFNPHAVARTRQFAYMLRVVTLYIDNLIQWGDQLFQRDTIESINEATLLYTLASNILGKRKERVPARAVVSEKSFSDIFEKLDPFHNSLAELEIYINPSGDGPNTGRMLMPVFGIPGNDLVLKYWDTVADRLFKIRNCMNLQGEVRQLPLFEPPIDPALLVKGRAAGLDLNSILNDMNISLPNY; this is encoded by the coding sequence ATGCCACGTCCTATCCAATTCCACATCTCCGGAGTGATCCATTCCGAGCATGACGCTCCGTTGTCCAACGTTACTGTTCAGGTCTTGTATAAGGACCTTCGATCAGAGAAGCTACTGATCGCCACTCAAACTGACGCGCAGGGAAAGTATGAGAATTTTTTCAATCCCACACTTGTGCACGTGTCCGAATCGAGGCCGGTTGATATATTCCTCAAAGTTTTTTCCGGCAGGACGCTACTCGGCACATCTCCGGTTTTGTACAATGTCGGACCTAAAATCGACTATGATTTCAAGATTGGCGGCGGTGCATACACGGGAAAGAGTGAGTACGAAAGGATATTAGAAAAAGTAGCGCCGATCGCGCTAGCCAATCAAGTGGAGCTTGGGGAACTGGTTGAAAATGAGGAACATCAGGATATCAGCTTTCTGGCCGGAGAAACGGGTGAAACTGCGGAGGATATTACATTCCTCAACCTGGCGCACCGTTTGACTAAGGAACAGGGCAACATTGCCCCCGATATCTATTATGCATGCGCCAAAGCCGGGATGCCGACGAATCTCAGGAATTTGCTGCTCACAAAGGCAGATGCAATTCAAAATGCTATCGAAGGCGGCATCGACAAAAACACCATTTCATCCAAATGGCGGCCGGAAATTAAAAAAGTCGTCGGCAGATTCAACAGCCTGGCTTCCAAACAGGTGTTAATTGGCGACGACAAACAGTCTGTTCTGTTCAGAAAGACGCTGGGTTCCGTGCTGACAGAGGCGGAGCAGAATGTGTTTGCAGATACATTGTTTAACCATGAACAGGAAGAGCCCGCGAAATTTTGGGAAAACCTTAAACTCAAACCAGGTTTTACAGATGGTAAGGCGATCGAAAAGGCCAAAAAACTATTGGCGCTCAACACCCTTACGTCCGGCCAGCCCGAGCTGACCAACCATTTATTTAAATTACAGGGCAACGATCCCGATCTGGCCGAAGCTTCTGGCTTTGCCAAATTCAGTGAGGAAGACTGGCAGGAGCATATCAGAAAGGCAGCCGTCATCGACTTCCCGGATTGGGTAACAGGAGATTCAGTGGAAGAGCAAACGCAATTTTACGCTGCAGCCCTTGAAAACCGGAACAAACAGCTTTATCCTACCCCTTTCTTCGCAAGCCGGCTCAAAAAAGATACTCAGTCCACTTTTGCGCATCAGCGCGACATTCAGCAATTTCTACTCAAAAACCCGGAATTTGACCTCAAAACAACCCATTTTCAGAAAGCCTTTAACCAGGCCGCTTTGGAAGGGATCAGCGACCGGAATGGATTAGAAACGGAATTGAAAACGGTCGTGCGCCTGAGCAAACTTGCCGATGATTATGAAAAAGTAAGTGCCCTGCAACGGAAAGGGATTTCAAGTGCAACGGATGCGGTGCACAAGTTTGGCGAGGCCCAGTTTGAAAAGGAGTTCGCAGGACAGCTGGGAGGCGCAACCAATGCGTCGAAAATATACAGAAGGGCGGTATCGGTCCATAACAAAACAAGTCTGATAAAGGTGGGTGATCAGGCACGCAACAATCTGAAAATGTATGCGCTGGGCGGCAACTTGATATCGGGAGGCGATTTATGCGAGTGTGAAGAGTGCCAGAGCGTGCTTAGCCCCGCTGCCTATTTTGTGGATGTATTGGCATTTATTCGGAATGCAGACAAGGATCAGGCTACTTATGACAAATTGATCGAAAGACGGCCCGACCTACCCTATATTTTACTGACCTGCAAGAATACCAATTCACCCCTCCCCTATATCGACCTGGTCAATGAATTGCTGGAGAAGGAAGTTTTGAAAAAGCTGGATCCTGACAGGTTGATGAAGAATTCCTATCAGTCCGAAGGGTCGGCCGCAGAATTGGTCGCCTTGCCGGAACATGTCAACCCTGCAGCTTACGAGCCTTTGAAGGGCATATCCGGTGACACCGTATTTTCCCAGGCGCTGCCGCTCGACCTGTCTCTGGAGGAGGTGAGGGTTTATTCCGAAAAACTGGGCTGGCAGCGTTATCAGCTCATGGAGGTATTTTCAGGCAATCAATTGTCGGCCAAATGGAACGATCCCGCACTGGCAAGAGAACTGCTCGGTTTTTCCGGCGCGGAGCTGGATATCATTTCCGGCCGGACGCCATTCAGCCTTCCGGAGATGGACCAGGCAGAGACAACCATTCAATCCCTCCTCACGCTCACCGGGTTGAGCTATGTAGAGCTGCTGCAATTGCTGGGCACCTACTTTCTGAATCCTAAAACGAATACGGGGAGAATGAAAATTTTCCAGAAGGTGGCCGGGGACAACGAAAACGTACTGACATGCAATCTTAACGAGCTTTTTATATCGGGCTTCAACAATGCCTGGCTCCACAAACTGACTCGTTTTGTTCGCCTCTGGAAGGGCATCAAATGGGACCTGTACGATCTGGACCAGGTACTCACTACGCTGCTGGACAATCCTGCTTTCCCCGAAACAGCACAGTTCGAAACCAAAATACTCCTTCCGCTGGCACGCGTTGAAACGATCAGCCGACAACTGCATTTAACACACAGCCAGACCATTACACTGATTGCTCCGATCAGCACTGCGTTGTACCTGGACCATACCAAAGCAGCGCAGCCAGAGATTCCGTCGCTTTACACCCAGCTTTTCAGAAACAGGTTGGTTTCGGAACTGGAAGGGTCGCCGTTTACGGAGAATCCGGATCAACTTACGGGCCTTCTATGGTCGCATAAGGATCCCATTGGGGCAGCATTGAACGTAAGCGTGGGAGACATCGCCGTGCTTGAACAATCCGGGGAAGTATTGTCGCTCGCAAGTCTGAGCCGGGTGTACCGGGAAGTTTTATTATCGAAAACATTAAGGATCAGTCTTGCCAACTTACAGCTTATTCAAACGGCATTTGGTTTGCGGGCTGCGGATACGGGCTGGGATGCAGCCGATCTGATTGATTTTCTCGAACATTATGAGATTTTCAAAAGTACGAGGGTACCGATTCAGAAATTGTTGGAAACACTTGGCAGCAAAGTGGGCGAAGATTACAGGTTGCCACTGGATGACACGTTCATTTCATCGATTATCGACTTTTCAAACCGACTCACACCGCCAGAAGGCGAAGAAGCGGAAGATAAAGACTCTATTATTCGGGAGATAATTGCTTTTTTTACCAACAATGCGACGCTGAAGTCCGCGCTTGCCGGGCCACTGACCAACCCCGACGACCTTTCAATAAAAAAGACCATTACTGCCTTCATCGATCCGACAGAATCAGAGATTTTATTCAAACTTCCCGCCAGCCAGATTGCTGCCCAACTCCGGAGCCTGAGCGATTTCGTCGATGCCTATCTGTTGTGCAAAGTTACGCCGATGCTGTTAAAGGACTGGGGATTTGATATGGCAGAGATCAAATGGATGCACGACAATCGCAATCGGCTTGGAATTGCGGCGCTTTGGAATGAAATCCCGGCGCTGAATCCAGAAGTCTATCATGCCTGGATCAGCCTTTTTCATTTATCGAAACTAAACAAAGAGCGTACTGATAAAACCGTTTCACTGATTTCGCTGTTGAATACGGCCCTGTCCGAAAACACAGGGGCAAAGGCTGCCTATTTCACGCAGTTTGTAAAAATCTTCGCGATCAGGGAAGAAAGTCTCGAATTGCTGGCGGGCACAAAAAATGACTTTGACGACAAAGGACAGCTTTGGCTCTCCTTTCCCGACGATTTCCTTCGGGTAAAACCATTGCTGGATTTGCTGGAGAGCAACAAAACACTAGTCAGCCTTGGCGCCAGCGCGACGCAGGTTGCAGCGCTTCTTAATCCCGAGCCCGGACCGTCCGATGCGAAATCAGTCCGTAATCTATTGAAAACCAAGTACACCAATGATCAATGGCTGGATATAATCAAACCGATCAGCAACCGGCTGAGACGTCGCAGGAAAAATGCGCTGGTTAAGTTTTTGATCAACAAGGATGACCGGTGGACATCCGCAGACGACCTGTACCACCACCTGCTGATCGATACGGAAATGGAAACCTGCATGATGACTTCCCGCCTCAAACAGGCAATCGGCAGCGTGCAGTTGTTCATCCACCGTTGTTTAATGAACCTGGAAGTGGGTATTACATTGAGCAGCGAATTTGAGAAAGAATGGCACGAGTGGCGAAAGGCATACCGGGTATGGGAAGCCAACCGGAAAATTTTCCTGTATCCCGAAAACTGGATCGAGCCGGATCTCCGGGACAATAAAAGTCCGTTCTTCCTGGAACTGGAATCACAGCTCAAACAGAGTGAAGTGACCGAGGAAACGGCCAAGGATGCGTTACAGTCTTACCTCGAAAAGCTGGATAAAGTGTCGAACCTGGAAATGGTCGGCCTGTTCGATGATCAAGAGATGGGTATCCTCCATGTCCTGGGCCGCACGCAAACTTTGCCGCATCAATACTATTACCGAACTCAGCAAAACGGTGAATGGTCGGCATGGACCAAAGTTGACCTGGACATCAACAGCGATCATATCATTATGGTTGTCTGGAATAGCAGGCTGCTGATCCTTTGGGGAGAATTTACTGAAAAGCAGGGCAAAGGTGGGAGCACTTCTATTTCCAATCCTGCCGACGGCCCGATGACGATGAGCTCCACCGAGGCGCCAACCTATTTTGAAATGAAACTGCCATGGAGCGAGTACAAAAAAGGGAAATGGGGCGGGAAGAAGATTTCGAAAGAGGTGGCTGTCCTGGACAATACTTATGGGAAGGCAAATTGGTCTTTAAGTTCAAGACTTCTTAATGGCAATCTGCTAATCAGGATTGTTGAAACAAGGCCCCCAGCTAAAGAAAAGAAAATAGGTCCGGTAATCTATACACAGCTTTTTCTTGGCACATTTGAATTTGACTCGTGCAACGGATCGCCAAAGCTGAAGCCGACTACAACGAATGGCTTGCTTCCTGAAAAATTAAGAATGATAAAAGATGTGGTTCCAGACGGAATATGGATGAAAGAAACCATTTTGAAGGACTCATTTTCTCTGATGAATTCAGGCGTGGCTAAGAGTCTCTTATTTAAAACAAAATTTACTGAAAACGAGCTGTTTGAGTCAACACCAGGACAATTCCGTTTGCTGCCCAATCACCATCAAATAGAAGCTCAAAAAACCATTTCATTTTTTTTCAATAATGAGAAAAACACATTCTTTGCCCGATCCTCGGATCGACTGTTACCTCTTTTATCCGTAGACGATAACGTCCCACATATACTAGCGAGAGAAACCAACCATTCCACCTTAAACCCCGCAGAAAATGAGACATCTCCCGCTCAGCATTACATTAAAAAAGAATATACTTTTCAAACTTTTTACCATCCTCACGCCTGCGAACTGATCAGAAAACTGAATGTCGAAGGAGTTGACGCATTGTATGCGCATCAGGAAACCGATCAGGAGAAGGAACTTTTCACCGCCGACCGTTACAATCCCACAAATTTTGTACTGAAACCCTACCCGGTGGAAACGCTGGATTTCAAGTTCGGCGGTGCCTATTCACTGTACAACTGGGAACTGTTCTATCATGCGCCTTTGCTTATAGCCACCAGACTTGCCCAAAACCAGCGGTTTTTAGAGGCGCTCAAATGGTACCATTATATCTTTAATCCGACACAATCGGCAGGAAGCGGCACTGATGGTGAGCAGTTCTGGATCACGAAACCATTCAAACAGGAAATCAGGAACGGCATCCAGCCGATTGAAGAATTGCTGCTGGACGAACACTTCGTGGATGAACTAAACCGGCAGATCGAATATTGGGAACATAACCCTTTCAATCCGCATGCAGTTGCCCGAACACGTCAATTTGCCTATATGCTGAGGGTGGTCACGCTATACATCGACAACCTTATTCAATGGGGTGACCAATTGTTTCAGCGGGATACGATCGAATCTATCAACGAAGCCACACTGCTGTATACTCTCGCCTCCAATATCCTGGGCAAAAGAAAGGAACGGGTACCCGCGCGGGCAGTCGTCAGCGAAAAGTCTTTCTCGGATATCTTCGAAAAACTTGATCCTTTCCATAACAGTCTGGCTGAGCTTGAAATTTACATTAACCCGTCGGGCGACGGCCCAAACACCGGCAGGATGCTGATGCCGGTATTCGGAATTCCTGGTAATGATCTGGTACTCAAGTACTGGGATACCGTCGCCGACCGGCTTTTCAAGATCAGGAATTGCATGAACCTTCAGGGTGAGGTAAGACAGCTCCCGCTTTTCGAGCCGCCGATCGATCCTGCTCTGCTGGTAAAAGGACGGGCCGCCGGGCTGGACCTCAACAGTATCCTGAATGATATGAACATTTCCCTGCCCAACTACTAG